A segment of the Canis lupus baileyi chromosome 21, mCanLup2.hap1, whole genome shotgun sequence genome:
tattttttcatgagagacacagagaggcagaggcacaggcagagggaggagaagcaggagcccaatgcgggacttgatcctggaaccccaggaccacatcctgagctgaaggcagatgctcaagcactgagccacccaggcatccctggtctaGAGTCTTCTTGTTGGTCTTGTCATTCCTGGACCCAAAACCATGACTTTCAGAattttcatgctctctctctcctcgcCAAAGAGCCCACGCTGGCCATCTAAACCATCTATCGTAACTATGCAAATGATAGACTGGGAGCTGTTTTGGTTGGGTCCAGCATTTGCCATTGACAAGATGTTAGGACCCATAGTCTTCAGAATGAAATTCTCCCTGCTAATTGAATAGCACCATGATACGTGAGTGAATTCATCACCCAACACATAAATCCAGGCATAAATCTGTGGAAGCAGGAGCCAAATCTAAGCAGAAAGCTTCAATTATCTTCCCAGGGCCTAGAGAACCAAAGTTTTCTGCTTTGGAATATTGTCTGCAAATAGCTTGAGGAAGACACAGCCCAAGACTTGCCTGTTAATGGTGATGTCTGCACGTGAGCATGCCATGAGCTCAGCAAGTCTGCAAAGAGATCAGTATGAGTTTTTCAGCAACAGCCTTGTGAGACAAATATTGTTCTAATTTTACAGATGGTGAAACCCAGGCCTGGCCTCCCAAACCAGTGCTCTATTTTCTGCTATGATGCTTGTATATAGGGATGTTCTGACAGCAAGAGCAGACCCTTAGCCCTGAATCCCTAGCCCCCCCTAGAAGAGGGGCCATGTATTATGTGTTTTGTCCTCCTGGTCAACaccctctgctctttccttttctccctctcctggtcGACTCAGCACTGGCCCCAGCTGgtcctcagaaaaaaaagaggatcacCTGTTTTGAAGCGGCAAGGATGAAGCCACACTTCTCAGGAGCCCTTCCcttaatatgtaatttttaaagaaactagtGAAGTAAGATCTTTTCactattctcaaaaaaaaagtaggctctaCATCTTTAGTGAACAGGGACtccaaattaaaaccacaatgagatacctgcACATCCATCAGGGTGGATAATGTGAAACAGATGGACAATATAGAGGGTTGGTGAGGATCtgaacaactggaactctcaaGTATTGCTGGTGAGAGTGTAAACAAGTGCTGATCATTTGTCAGTGACTTAGGCAAAGCATATGTCTTTTGACCCAGCAAATCTACTCTCATGCACGAGTATTTGTAGCAGTGATGTTCATTATAGCCAAAACAGGAAActaacccaaatgcccatcaataggtATCAAATGGGTAAATATTTACACAATGAGATACTACACAGTTTTTCAAGGATTGGACCACTGATctgagaagccagacacaaacaGGTATATGCTGTAGGCTTCCATTCCTATGAAGTTCAAAGATAGGCAAAACTGGTCTAGGGTGATGGTGGTTAGAATAGTGGTGATCTTAGGGACAATACTCTGGAGAAGGCTAAAAATGTTGATCTGGTGGTGGTTACATAAAAATGTGAGTCaaagggcgtctgggtggctcagatgttgagcctctgcctttggctcaggtcataatcccagggtcctgggatcaagtcccacatggggctccctgcatggagcctgcttctccctctgcctatgtctctgactctctctctgtatctctcatgaataaataaataaaatcttttaaaaaaattaaacacttagGATTTGTTTAAACATTGCTGAGTATAAGTTAATccttggtttaaaaaatatatagaaaaagggatccctgggtggcgcagcggtttggcgcctgcctttggcccagggcgcgatcctggagacccgggatcgaatcccacgtcgggcttccggtgcatggagcctgcttctccctctgcctgtgtctctgcctctctctctctctctctctctctctgggtctcaaatgaataaataaattaaaaaaatatatatatatagaaaaataggaatctatgtatctatgtactATACTATATCTAggaactgggccacccaggaattAAGCTAATTCATGGGAGTCCTGACCCCCAGGTCTGTGCGAACCCTCTTTGCTTTGCTCGGCACCAGGCCCCGCCCTGCTATCTTCTCAGACCCTACGTGATGGCAGTCTAAACCTGTATGGCCAGGCCTGGAGGATGGCAAGACGGGAACGGGTGTTTCCTGTGTTCGTGCTCTTTGTCCTCTGTCCTAATTAGACACAGGACTAATATTTACCTTGCAGAATGCAAACAGAAAATGGGGGAGGGATGGGAGCAGGGCTCGGTGAGGGGCAGGGTAGGAGCAGCAGCCACTCTAGGCCTGGCCCCAGCCggacaggcaggaggagagggaggggccctGTGGAGAAGACCTGAGGACTTGGCCTGGTCCCCATTCTGGGGCGGCAGCAGGTCCTAGGAGCTGAGAGAAAATAGACCAGAGGCTCAATGGCCCTGGACCTGACTCCTCCTCCTGAGCAGCCACGACACATGGACACACCTCCACAGCTTCCAGATGGGAAAGTGGTTGAGAGGCAGCTCTCTTTTGGCTGCACCCTTGTCTCTGCTTTCTTACACCCATGTGCTATGATTACATAAACCTCCCCATTGGTTTATATCCATATACCTGCTGTTTATTGAACATGTACTACATTTTATGGGCGTCACACTCATAATCTCGTCTGAGTCCTCACAACAAAGTACCgttcccattgtacagatggagaaactgaggctcacagagattAAAGCAACCATCACCATGTGTTGGATTGGAAGGACCCTTGGGAAGATCTTGTGGCCCTGCTTGCCCAAGTTGGCCCACATCTCAGAAGGGAGGGGCTGGACGATGGTGGAAACTTACACTGGCCTTTCCTTTGTGACTTCCTCCCAGACCATCTGTCTCTAGTCCCAAGAGGATCTGTCTTCCTGGGTGGCGGGGGTGGACTATCTATACGCTAGTACCATGGCCCTGACCTGCTGACCTCTCCCTCTTGGCTAATTTCTTCATGTTAGTTCAACATTAACCCAGAGTGGTCAGGACAAGACCTCAGAGTCCCGGGAGCTGATACACTATGGCGCACATCCGAGGCCTGTGGTTACCTGGCTGCCTCGTCATCCTCTTTAGCCTTGCGCACAGCCAGCATGGTAAGAGGGGGTCGGAGGCTGGGACAGGCTGGCAGGCTGGGATATAGGCCCATGGGCTAGGGGCTCCTGGCTTGACTGAGAACAACAGGGCCAATGCCCAGGTGGGTCTCAGCCTACACCATGGCTTAGGGAAGGAGCCGGGTGCTCAGGTCTGGATGCACAGTGACTGCGTCTCTCCTGTAATGTGGAGAGCTAGTGGGCCACCACTGGCAGCCTTTTGGGTCCTGCCACCAtcccaggtgtccccttttgGAAGCCAGGAGGGCAGGCTAGCTCGCTTCCTGCCCCCACAATGGCCAAGACAGCCTGGCTGACCGAGGCCACTGTCCCATGCCCCTCCTGCCACAGTGTTCCTGGACCCTCAGCAAGCACTATCACTGCTCCACCGGGTCCGACGTGCCAACagtggcttcctggaggagctgcGCAAGGGGAACCTGGAGCGAGAGTGTGTGGAGGAGCAGTGCAACTACGAGGAGGCCTTTGAGGCCCTGGAGTCTTCTACTGCCACGGTGAGGGCCAGGCTGAAGGGCAGGTGTGGTCCCTCCTGGTGGGCCCAGCTCCAGAACCACAAATGAGGCAGCGAGGGATGTCCCAGCTCTTCGGCTATTGGCAATGCAGTGTCCACGGGGACTTCATTTCACTGGGATGCCAAGATGAGTGACCTCAGCCTTTCTTGGAGGTCCTGACGCCTGGGCTATGTCAGGGTCTGGCAGCCTAGTGAGGCTCCAGGTCATCGGGGGCTCCTCTGTCTTCAGATGGCTGTCTGCTCTGGGGTCTCCGGAGGCCCTGGTGCTGGCCCACACGGCCTTCAGCTTTAGCTATCTGCTACTATGGGGTGTGGGACTCTGGCGAGGCCTCAGGGCTCCAGAAGCTCTGCGCAGCCTTTCCCCTCCTGGGCCCCATGCCCCCACCTTCCAATCTAGCCCACCTATGGGAACCCTTTACGATAGTCTTGTTGGCAGGGGGCTCCCCTCTCCTCAAATATTCCTCTCCCCAAGGGCTTGGGCTCTGGAAACAAAAGTAAGAAACTACCACAAACCTCCCCAGAGCCTGCCCCATGTGTGACCAGGGTAAGGGAAAGATGAaagtatgaagaagaaaaaacacaaagtctactgaaaaacaaaatgaaatgaaacaggaTATGCCACAGCCTCATGCCAGCTCTTATTTTTCAGGATGTGTTCTGGTCCAAATACACAGGTAAGGACTGGGAAGGGTTTGCTCCTGGAAGGGAGTCCTAGGGACCCCAGTGAAAGAATGTCCTATTCTGGAGAATCTTCTGGTCCATTCAACCATCTATCCCTCCACccatatcttccttccttccttccttccttccttccttccttccttccttccttccttccttccctctgtctctgcacaTTGTCCCCCCGCCCATCCTCTGCTTGAGCCCATCCTGTCTCCTACCCCAATCCCAAAAATGTTTCTGGGTCTTTTCCAGCTTGTGAGCCGGTGAGGAAACCTCGAGAAAAGCTCGTTGAATGTCTGGAAGGTGAGGAGCCAATGTGGGGGTGGCAGCAGGATGTGAGCAAGCAGCCTGGGAGAAGAGCAGAGTAGAGTGGATTAGGAGTGGTGGCCCAGCACCTGACCTTGCCTTTCTCTTCCTGCGGTCAAGGACGCATCTTTGCACCTGGCTCTGTGCCTGGCAGTGAGGAAGATGATTAACAttggagaaatgaatgaatggatgatgaattcatgttttttaaaagattttatttatttatatgacagagagggagagagagcacaagtaagggtggcgcagagagaagcagattccctgatgagcagggagcccaacatggggctcgattttagggccctgggatcatgacctgagttgaaggcagacaactaactgagccacccagatgcccctgaatacacctttaatataaatattgactcccagggcagcctcagggtttagcgccaccttcagcccagggcgtgatcctggagacccaggatcaagtcccacattaggctccctgcatggaggctgattgtccctccacctatgtctctgcctctctctctctctgtgcctctcatgaataaataaataaaatcttaaaaaaatatattgacccCAGCTCTTAACAATAACTCTTCAACTACTGAccatactttttgtttttctttttcatatttttgttaaataacttACTTAACAGGCATTCTACTAAACCTCTgctatataccaggcactgtgtCATGTGCTGGGGATTTTAAGAGaatcaaggagctcacagtctcatagggaaacaaaaataaaaaatatcagtatGATTGTTGGAAAAGCTCTGTTCCAGGTGCCAAGACGATGCCAGGAGTAGGAGCATTTAGTTTGCTGGCAGCATCAGGGACAATCCCCCAGAAAAAACAGTTTTCCACCTGGATTTGTGGGCACACTGATAAGCAAACAGAAGAGCATTCCTAGGCAAAGGAGACAGTTTTGCAAAGGCTCTGACACATGAGGAGCTCTGATAACAGGATGGGTAGACCAGGGCCAAATTAGAAGTACTTTATTCACTTTGTCATCCTACTGGCCATGAGGAGCCACTGActttaagctccatgagggcaggggcaTACCTTGACTATGCCTTATTCGTCACTTAGTACTGGGtacagtgtctgacacatggtTTTCACATGGATGGTGGGCACTCAGTGAATTTTTGGTGAGTGCTGTTAGATTGGTGAACTGCTGGGTACAGAGGAGGTGGTTGAGGAAACATGGGTTAAGGGTCATGAAGCAGAGGTAGCTTGTATGAGGTGGACAGACAGAGCTTTGTTAAGTGAGAGAGGCGACAGATGGTAAGAGACCGGGGCTGGGGTCTCTGCAGGTAGCTGTGCTGAAGGTCTGGGTATGAATTACCGAGGGAACGTGAGCTTCACCCGGTCAGGCATCGAGTGCCAGTTATGGAGGAGTCGCTACCCACATAAGCCTGAGTGAGTGATGGGCTGGCCTGTTGGCCAGTGGGCTGAGAATATGGGGCTGGGACACACTGGATGGGGGGTACAGCTTCTGCTGAGCAATTTCCTATTCCAGAATCAACTCTACCACCCACCCTGGGGCCGACCTGCAGGAGAATTTCTGCCGTAACCCGGATGGCAGCACCACTGGGCCCTGGTGCTATACTATAGACCCCACCGTGCGGCGAGAGGAGTGTAGCATCTCCCTCTGCGGTGAGCTGGGGAAGGCTGGGCAGTCCATGGCCAGGGCTCAGGGGTCTCTCCATAGGGCCTGGTAGCCTGGGACAGGAAGCTAGACCCTGGCTACCTTCAAACATGGCTTAGTCACTTACAACAAACACATTTGGGCCCGTGGGTCAGTGAAGTCAAGCAGAGACAGctggcctcccctgcctccccagtcTTTGCCTCTAGTCCTGGTGACCCAGACTATAGCTCATTCCAAATATGCTTTCTTTCCTGCTTGAGGCCTTcttccctccaggaagccttccctaacCATTTCAGCCTGTGTGCCCTTTTCTGAGCACCACAGAGCAAGCCTCACATGGTCCAGCCCAGCATGATTCTGTCATTATCCTTTTGCCTGATGTGTCAGTTAGCTTTAGCCACAATAATGCTGCAGATCCCACAAAATCACAAACAACTGCAAAAGCTCAGAGGCATATaccaataagcatttatttcttatgTGTCTGAGGGTTGGCTTGGGTGGCTGTGCTTATGTCAGCTGTGCCTGCCTATGTCTGTGCTGGCCACAATGTAGGCTGGGCTTGGCTGCTGGTCCTGCTTCAAACAATGGGTCCAGCTGAGCTTGGATCCTTGTGTGGGTTGGGTCCCGGTTTGCTCCACATTACTCATTCCAGGGCTGAGGCTGAAAGGCACCATCTCCCAAAGTTATGGCagaggtaaaataataaaaataaaaaaaatattcagaaacacATGATGTGTGTCAAGGCAGTTCTGCCCATGTTCCATTGGGCATGATCAAGGCCAACGTCAGCTGCAGATGTGTACCTTTACCTATAAAATCACAGGGCAGAGGATGTGGATCTGGGCAAGGGTAAAGAATTAGTGCCAGCAATCAAACTACCAAATATAGGTTGGTGTATCTTTGTCCTTCATGCATCCCTCTTGGACCTAAGGCTTGGTCCTGGGACTATATTACAGCAAGTTACCAGTCATGGTAACAAAAGCAGCTACCATATACCAAGCCTGCCCACCCCCAATACTTCGCAGGGCTGCTGAAATTGCCCTACTGCCCATGAAGCCATCCTTCGTCATCCCAGCTACTTTTCCTGCTGTCCACTATAAAAATagactctttctttaaaaactccaGGCAGTCACTACCAATATATCACAGATAGCCCAGGAGATGAAACCGAGTTGCCATCTGTCTCATAATGCACCAGACACAGCATGTATTTTGTTTAAGTCTCTCAACAACCCTACAAAAGTGGTATCAGTCACCCCTTTTATAGGCAAGCAAAGCgaggttcagagaggtcaagtTACCTGAGGCCACATAGGAAGAAGGTGGCAGGGCAGGAAGTCAAACCCTGACCCCCTGGCCGCGTGTtgtcccaccccacccactctgctcccctgcctccccacccaccagGCCAGCAGGGAGGCGTCACTGTGCCGCTGACCCCACGCTCCGGAGGCCCCACGGTGAATCTGTCACCTCCATCAGAGCACTGCATCCCTGAGCGTGGCCGGTACTACCAGGGTCGCCTGGCGGTGACCACACATGGGTCCCCCTGCCTGGCCTGGGCCAGCAGACAGGCCAAGGCCCTGAGCAAGGACCAGGACTTCAACCCTGCGGTGCCGCTGGTGGAGAACTTCTGCCGCAACCCGGACGGGGACGAGGAGGGCGCGTGGTGTTACGTGTCGGAGGAGCCAGGTGGCTTTGAGTACTGCGACCTGGACTACTGCGgtgaggcggggcgggggcggggcgggggcggggcgggggcggggccgagcagCGCCTCCCGGGTGCAGGACTGCCCCGCCGCTGGGGGGCGCGGTCCGCCGCAGCTCCGTCTCCCCGCGGCCCGGTGCGCTTGGCCCCACGCGCAGCTGAACTCGCTCAGGCCCCAGGCCGAGGTCCCCAGGACGCCGTGCGCTGCGCTCCGGGCCTCGCCCAAGGCCCTCCAAGGCCGCGCGGAGGCTTGGGCGGGGGGTGCCCGAGGGCCGCGCgcaggctggcctggccccagtgGTGCCTGCTCCCCGCAGAGGAGCCCGTGGAGGAGGTGGGCGACGGGCTGGCCGAGGACCAGGACACGGCCATCGAGGGACGCACCACCGCAGAGGAGTTCCAGCCCTTCTTCAACGAAAAGACCTTCGGCGCCGGGGAGGCAGGTGAGGCAGCGGCGGcagtgggggctgcaggggcgcAGAGCCCAGCTCGGCTCCTCACGCCCGGTTTGCTGTGCAGACTGTGGGCTGCGACCTTTGTTCGAGAAGAGGTCGGTGAAGGACAAAACGGAAGGGGAGCTTCTGGAGTCCTACATCGACGGGCGCATCGTGGAGGGTTGGGACGCGGAGATTGGCCTCGCGCCCTGGTGCGTAGTCCGGGCGGGCCGGAGGGGCCCCTCTGGGGCTGCCCCTTCCCTCACAGGCCTGGGCTTCCCAGGTGATGCCAGCTGGCACCCCTCTG
Coding sequences within it:
- the F2 gene encoding prothrombin; this encodes MAHIRGLWLPGCLVILFSLAHSQHVFLDPQQALSLLHRVRRANSGFLEELRKGNLERECVEEQCNYEEAFEALESSTATDVFWSKYTACEPVRKPREKLVECLEGSCAEGLGMNYRGNVSFTRSGIECQLWRSRYPHKPEINSTTHPGADLQENFCRNPDGSTTGPWCYTIDPTVRREECSISLCGQQGGVTVPLTPRSGGPTVNLSPPSEHCIPERGRYYQGRLAVTTHGSPCLAWASRQAKALSKDQDFNPAVPLVENFCRNPDGDEEGAWCYVSEEPGGFEYCDLDYCEEPVEEVGDGLAEDQDTAIEGRTTAEEFQPFFNEKTFGAGEADCGLRPLFEKRSVKDKTEGELLESYIDGRIVEGWDAEIGLAPWQVMLFRKSPQELLCGASLISDRWVLTAAHCLLYPPWDKNFTENDLLVRIGKHSRTRYERSIEKISMLEKIYIHPRYNWRENLDRDIALLKLKKPVNFSNYIHPVCLPDRDTATRLLQAGYKGRVTGWGNLRETWTSSIGEVQPRVLQVVNLPIVDRQVCKASTRIRITDNMFCAGYKPNEGKRGDACEGDSGGPFVMKSPFNNRWYQMGIVSWGEGCDRDGKYGFYTHVFRLKKWIQKVIEKSGG